The genomic segment GCTGGACATCTGCGTGACCGGCGTCGGGGATCCGTAGTAGTCGACGACGACCCTGGAGAACATGCCCGGATTCGCGCGACCGGTCCGGATGGAACCGAGGTCGTCCTTCGCCACCGAGACGGCCTTCTCCATCTTCTCCTCGGCGTCGAAGAGTGCTTCTTCAATCACGACCGTTTCCTCCACAGCGTTCGTCGTGTCGATCCCGGGTATCGGGCGCGCCCGGCGCACAATTCCCGGGCGAGCCCGGCACGGACTCAGGACCGAACCAGTGTGCCGATCTTCTCACCGGCCACCGCGCGGGCGATGTTGCCCTTCGTCAAGAGATTGAACACCAGCATGGGCATCTGGTTGTCCATACAGAGACTGAACGCGGTGGCATCTGCGACCTTCAGGCCCCGCTCGATGACTTCTTTGTGGGTGACCTCGGAAAACATCTCCGCATTCGGATTGGTCTTCGGATCGTCGGTGTAGACGCCGTCGACCGCCTTCGCCATCAGCACCACTTCGGCGCCGATCTCGAGGGCTCGTTGCGCCGCGGTGGTGTCCGTGGAGAAGTACGGCATACCCATGCCCGCACCGAAGATCACCACCCGGCCCTTCTCCAGATGCCGCTTGGCCCGCAGCGGAATGTAGGGCTCGGCGACCTGGCCCATGGTGATCGCCGTCTGCACCCGGGTGTCGACGCCCTGCTGCTGCAGAAAGTCTTGCAGCGCAAGGCTGTTCATCACGGTGCCGAGCATGCCCATGTAGTCGGAGCGGGCGCGTTCCATGCCGCGCTCCTCCAATTCGGCGCCGCGGAAGAAATTGCCGCCGCCGATCACGACCGCGACCTGCACGCCACCGGAGACCACCTCGGCGATCTGTTCGGCGACCGTCTGCACCACGTCCGGATCGAGACCCACCCGGCCGCCACCGAACATTTCGCCGCCCAGTTTGAGGAGTACTCGGCGATAGCCCTTACGGGCCGGCTCCGGCTCGGACATCGGTCTCCTTCTCCTCGGCAGGGGTGTGTACACGCGAATACACCATCCGATATCGCGCAGGCCCTGGACGGCGGCAAAGCTCCACCCATCCTGCCCTACGCGGGGGCGGAAGCGTGAATCGGCCCACAACTGCCGCACCCGTGCGGGAGAGCGCGACGGCGGGAATTCCCGAACCGAACCGTCCGGTCGGCTCGAAGCCGATCCCGGGCAAGCTCACCGGTCGCTCACAGGGACCTCACCGCTGCGCCGGGCTGAATGGAGACCGTGATCGCCTCACTGGACACCTCGACGGTGCCGCCGCAACCCGCGGCCCCCCGCGCTCCCGGCCGGAGCGGCAAAACTGTCGAACGCGCCGGCCTCGCCGCTCTGCTGATCGCAACGGCGGTGATGTACCTCTGGAACATCACCATCAACGGGATGGGCAACCAGTTCTACGCCGGCGCCGCCTGGGCCGGATCCCGGAACTGGGAGGCCCTGCTGTTCGGCTCGCTGGACGCCGGGAACTTCATCACGGTCGACAAGCCACCGGTGTCGCAATGGGTGATGGGCCTGTCCGGGCGGATCTTCGGCTTCTCC from the Nocardia sp. BMG111209 genome contains:
- the pyrH gene encoding UMP kinase; this encodes MSEPEPARKGYRRVLLKLGGEMFGGGRVGLDPDVVQTVAEQIAEVVSGGVQVAVVIGGGNFFRGAELEERGMERARSDYMGMLGTVMNSLALQDFLQQQGVDTRVQTAITMGQVAEPYIPLRAKRHLEKGRVVIFGAGMGMPYFSTDTTAAQRALEIGAEVVLMAKAVDGVYTDDPKTNPNAEMFSEVTHKEVIERGLKVADATAFSLCMDNQMPMLVFNLLTKGNIARAVAGEKIGTLVRS